TTGGTGAGCAGGTTGAGCAGCACCTCGTGCAGGCTGGTGCGGTCGGCCCGCACGGTGGGCAGGGAACCGGCTACGGTCAAGTTGGCTTGGGTTTCCTTGAGGCGCAGCTGCAGCAGGTCGGTCACGTCGGCCAGCACGTCGTTCAGGTCCACGTCGGCCAGCTCCAGTTCGGTGCGGCCCACCCGCGAAAGGTGCAGCAGCGACTCAATCAGGCCTTCCATGCGCTGGCTCAGGCGCGTCAGGGTTTGCAGCATGTGCACGCCCTCGGCGTCGAGACGGGAGGCGTAGTCTTCAAGCAAAAACAGGGAGTAGTTGTGAATGCCGCGCAAGGGTTCCTTGAGGTCGTGCGAGGCCACGTAGGCAAACGAGTCCAGCTCGTCATTGCTGCGCTCCAGCTCGGCGTTGAGGTGGCTCAGGCTCTGGGCGCGGGCCTGCAATTCGTTGAATGCCTTAAGCCGCAGGTCGGAAATATGCCGGCGGATTTCCCGAACGGTCTCCAGCTCGGCGGGCTGCCAGGGCGCGGCCGTGTTTTCCACCAGCTGCTTCCAGGCCTCAAACGACTGGCGGGGCGACAGAAACAGTTGCCCGTCGGCCAGCACCTGGGGCTTTTCGTGCTGGCCGGCCCACGTTACCGTTTGCACCACTTCGGGCCGGAACCAGAGCAGGTAGTTGCCGGGCGCATCGGCCAGGGAGGCGGCCACTATGCCGCTGGCCGTGCTGCGCAGCGCCAGCCCCGCCGGATTGAGGCTGCCGTAAGACGTGGTGTGAAACACTTCCTCCTGCGGGGCGTGCTCCTGCAACCAGGCCAGCAGCTCTTGAATCTGGGGCTCAGTTGGCGTCGTCCCCAGGGTCACGATTTCGCCAGCAAAGCAGATGGCCGCTCCGCCGCAGTCGAACACGTCCTGCATGGTAGGCCGGTGCTGGTAGAGGCCTTCCACGAAATTAGCGTGGGCCGCCACGTGCTCAAATAGTCGGGCCTGCCGCTCCCGGATGCGCAGCCGGTATCCGCTTTCGTCCTGCTGCTCTTTGCCGGGCAGCAGCGCCGAAAAGGTTTTGCCGATAAACTGGCACAGCTCGCGCAGCTCGTAGCTCACCAGGCGGGGCGTGAGGTGGTGGCAGGTAATCATGCCCCAGAGCCGCCCGTCCCGAATCAGCGAAATGGTCATGGTGGCCGCCGAGCCCAGGTTGTGCAAGTACTCCAAATGGATGGGCGACACGCTGCGCAGCACGGCGTAGGTCATGTCGGGCGGGCGGTTCGTGGCGGGGGTGTGCACTGGCACCAGCGGCACGGGCGTGTAGTGGGCATCGGGAATGAAGCGGAGCCAGTTTTTGAGGTACATGGCCCGGGCCTGCTGCGGAATGTCGGAGGCCGGGTAGTGCAGCCCCAGCCAGGGCGGCAGGTCAGGGCGCGTGGCTTCGGCAATGATTTCGCCGCTTTCGTCGGGCGCGAAGCGGTAGATGGCTACCCGGTCGAAGCCCGTGATGGCGCGCACCTGGTGCACGGCGTGCTGGCAAAGCTCCAGCACGCTACCGGCTCCCAGCAGCTGCCCCACCGCCGCGTTCAGCGAGGGCAGGTCGAGGGGTGCCGCGGCCGTGTCGCTCACCGGCTCAAACTCCGCCCACAGCAGCTGGTCGTGGCGGTGCAAAATGAGCTTGTAGTACGGCTGGCCGGCTACCCGGTCGAGGCGGGCGCCCAGCAGCTGCGCGGTGCTGCTGAGTGTGCCCAGCCGCTCCTCGATTTCAGCCAGCCGGTCGGGGCCCAGCAGGCAGTCCAGGCCCTGACCCAGCAGGTCAGCGGCTTCGAGGCCGATGAGTGGCCCGGTGTTGGCGCTGGCCTGCACAATGCGCCGGGTGGCCTCATCGAGGCACAGCAGGAAGCCGTAGGGCTGAATGGCGCCGGGCAGGTGAATTGGCTCCCGGTCACAGTTGGTCAGCGTAACGGGGGCCTGAAACCCGGAATGGTGGGGGAAACTCACGGTTGCTTGATCCACGCGGCGAGGTGTTGAAAGGTATGACTGGCCGAGGCCACAATGTCGTCCGGGCTGGTGGTGGCCGCCTCGGCGGTGAGCAGCTGGCAAAAGGTCTTCCACCGGGGCCCGGTTTGCTCCCCGTAGCCCGCGAAATAGCGGCGCAGCGGAATGCCAGCCTGGATTAGCTGGCGCGTAATTACCTGTCCGCCCAGCGTGGAGCCTTCTACCACGTACATGGCCCCCAGCAGCTGGGCCCGGCTGTGCAGCGGCGGCATGGCCGGGCACAGCGGCAGGCCAGGAGCCGCGGCGGGTCGTTGCAAATCCTCCAGAATCAGGTGGGCGCGGTAGCGTGCCGGCAGCTCCCAGGCCCCGGAAAAAGCCGGAACCTGCTGCCGCAAGGCCGTTTCGTAGGGCTGCAGGAAGCCGTAGAGCTTGGCCAGAAACCACGCCGTGCCTTCGGCGGTGGGGGCGCCGGCTACCAGAGCCTGGTTGAAGGCGTTTTGCTCCAGCGCATCGTGGTACGGGCGGGTTTCGCGGCGCAACCGCAGCAGCAACGACGGCGCTTCAACAACACTAGGCATCGGGGAACAGGAAAAGTTGCTGACTGGTAAGCAGACAAAGATAACCGGCCGCCCGCCCGGAAAGTCACCCACTGGCCCCGAAAAATTACCCGCCCCGTCGTTCGGAAGAAAATCTTGTCAGCTGAAAGCAGCAGGCCCGCCGCGAAGACGAGGCGGCGCTGCCCCACCGCTGCTGAGTGATTCTGCGGATCAGCTCTGACGACGGAGCAGCAGTTGGCGGTAGTTGTTGCAGCGTCTGGCCGCTGCAAGGACGCGCCCCTTGGCTCCGCCGACCGGCGGTTCGCGTCTCTACTCTTCACACCGTGCCACTACCCTGGGGGCGTAAGGCAAACCGCTTCTGAGGCGGAAAAATCGGTGCTGCTGGCCCAGCCGTGACGCCTGGGGCCGGCCACCCACGCCAGCCCCGACGTACTGCGGCCTTCACCAGGGCGGCACCGGCGCAGCCAGATGTAAATCTGCTTCAGATGATTGACTCGCTTCCGGTAGAAAACCGGGAGCGTAAGAATGCTGGCCAACCTAAACAGGCGCGAAATAGATGGCTGGCGGCAGTCTTTATCACTATTCGGACATTGCCTTGTACAAACTTGGCTGACAGTGCGTAGCTTTACTACAATCAGCTCACAGTGCTTTTTCAGCAATAGTTGGTTATCAAGCTCCGTTTTTGAGGGCGGCGAGCGGCACTTTTCTTTTCAAGTAACGCTTACCTGTCCGCCCCCTTACCTGTCCCACCATGCCCACAGAGCTATTTACTACCCTTATTCCTTCCCTGCATATTTCCAAGTCCGGCCACTTGGCTGGCGTCAACGGCCGGCGCCTGGTTAGGCGGGTGCGGCCGGCGGCCAGCTGGCTGCTGACGCTGCTGCTCCTGCTGCTGAGCGGCGCGGCCACCACTGCCCTGGCGCAGGCGACACCGCCCCCGGAGTGCAGCCAGGACGAGAAGTTTATCAACAACTGGTATTTCGGCTACCGGGCGGGGCTGGACTTCAACCAGGCCACCGACTCCATTCCGCCCGCGGTACTGACTAACGGGCGGATGGTGGCGCCGGCCGGCTCCGGGGTAATGTCGGACGGCAATGGCAGCCTGCTCTTCTACAGCAACGGCGACACCGTGTGGAGCCGCAACCACAGCATTATGCCCAACGGCACCGGCCTGGGCGGCAACCGCCTCGCCACCGACGGTCCTTTGGCCATCCGGAAGCCGGGCAGCCCCACCACGCCGGGCGGGCCGACGAGCTATTACCTTTTCACCCAGGACGCGCAAGGTGGCCCCAAAGGCCTGAGCTACTCGGAAATCGTTATTCCGGCCGGGGGCCAGGGCGAGGTGGTGGCTACTGCCAAGAACGTGCCCCTCGCCCGCGGCACAACCGAGAAAATGACGGGTGTGCTGCACAAAAACGGCTGCGACATCTGGATTATCGTGCACGGCTGGGGCACTGCGACCAGCGGCACCGACAACCGCGGCGACTCTTTTCTGGCCTACCGCGTGACGCCGGCCGGCGTACAGACCACGCCGGTGATTTCAACCATTGGCTCCCTGCACGCGCCGAGCATTGCAGCCCAGGGCTACCGCGGCCAGATGAAAGTGTCGCCCGACGGCGAGCAGTTGGCCGTGGCCCGCTTCAGCGAAACCGCCGCCACCGACAGCAGCAGCACCGTCGAGCTGTTTGCTTTTGATGCCGCCACGGGCGCAGTCAGCAACCGCCGGGCCATCGACAGCGGGGCGGGCGGCTACTACGGCGTTGAGTTTTCGCCCGGCCGCAGCCGGCTCTACGCTACGGTGCTGAGCCCGCCCCAGCTGCTTCAGTTTGACTTGACTGCCGCCAACGTGCCGGCCAGCCGGCAGGTTATTCCGCTCAACCAAACTACGCCGGTCGGTCTGGGCTCCATGCAGGCCGCCCCCGATGGCAAGATTTACGTGGCCCGCGACAACCAG
This region of Hymenobacter sp. YIM 151500-1 genomic DNA includes:
- a CDS encoding ATP-binding protein; this encodes MDQATVSFPHHSGFQAPVTLTNCDREPIHLPGAIQPYGFLLCLDEATRRIVQASANTGPLIGLEAADLLGQGLDCLLGPDRLAEIEERLGTLSSTAQLLGARLDRVAGQPYYKLILHRHDQLLWAEFEPVSDTAAAPLDLPSLNAAVGQLLGAGSVLELCQHAVHQVRAITGFDRVAIYRFAPDESGEIIAEATRPDLPPWLGLHYPASDIPQQARAMYLKNWLRFIPDAHYTPVPLVPVHTPATNRPPDMTYAVLRSVSPIHLEYLHNLGSAATMTISLIRDGRLWGMITCHHLTPRLVSYELRELCQFIGKTFSALLPGKEQQDESGYRLRIRERQARLFEHVAAHANFVEGLYQHRPTMQDVFDCGGAAICFAGEIVTLGTTPTEPQIQELLAWLQEHAPQEEVFHTTSYGSLNPAGLALRSTASGIVAASLADAPGNYLLWFRPEVVQTVTWAGQHEKPQVLADGQLFLSPRQSFEAWKQLVENTAAPWQPAELETVREIRRHISDLRLKAFNELQARAQSLSHLNAELERSNDELDSFAYVASHDLKEPLRGIHNYSLFLLEDYASRLDAEGVHMLQTLTRLSQRMEGLIESLLHLSRVGRTELELADVDLNDVLADVTDLLQLRLKETQANLTVAGSLPTVRADRTSLHEVLLNLLTNAIKYTDRPAPTITVGQVSGDSAGQLGQPVNLDEFYVFYVQDNGIGIDPKHHAIIFKLFKRLHAQDKYGGGTGAGLAIAKKMVEKHGGSLWVKSTPGQGTTFYFTLPKR
- a CDS encoding biliverdin-producing heme oxygenase — its product is MPSVVEAPSLLLRLRRETRPYHDALEQNAFNQALVAGAPTAEGTAWFLAKLYGFLQPYETALRQQVPAFSGAWELPARYRAHLILEDLQRPAAAPGLPLCPAMPPLHSRAQLLGAMYVVEGSTLGGQVITRQLIQAGIPLRRYFAGYGEQTGPRWKTFCQLLTAEAATTSPDDIVASASHTFQHLAAWIKQP